CCCGCCCTCAGCCGAACGCCGAGTCGATGACCTTTCGTGCAGGGAGCGCGCGGGCGAGGAACGCGGTGTCGCCGGCGAGGAGTTCCCGCGCCGCCTGGATGAGCCCGCTGAGCGCGTTCCAGGCGAAGGTGCCGCCGACCGAGATGCGGGCGACGCCCGCGTCGGCCAGCTCCGCCGGTGTCGGCCCGCCCCTGACCAGCAGCACGTTGACCGGCCGGTCGACCTCCGCGCAGACGGTGCGGATCTGGCCGAGGTCGGTCAGCCCTGGTGCGTACAGCACGTCGGCGCCCGCCTCCTGAGAGCCCTGCAGGCGCGCGAGGGTGTCGTGCAGGTCCGGCCGGCCGTGCAGGTAGTTCTCGCACCGTGCCGTCAGCACCAGCGACCCGGCCGCCGCGGCGGCCGCCT
This window of the Georgenia yuyongxinii genome carries:
- a CDS encoding isocitrate lyase/PEP mutase family protein — its product is MSAENLAEQFRALHRPGSPLLMPNAWDTGSAKILAELGFAAIASTSSGFAATLGRHDGDITREEALANAADLVRAVGVPVSVDLENGYADAPADVAETVSAARELGVAGCSIEDYTRRREEPIYDAGLARERIQAAAAAAGSLVLTARCENYLHGRPDLHDTLARLQGSQEAGADVLYAPGLTDLGQIRTVCAEVDRPVNVLLVRGGPTPAELADAGVARISVGGTFAWNALSGLIQAARELLAGDTAFLARALPARKVIDSAFG